In the Colwellia sp. 20A7 genome, one interval contains:
- a CDS encoding IS256 family transposase has protein sequence MNQKELEAFAKEAAKSIKTGEDLDKFRAMLTKVTVEAALNAELDDHLGYAKHEKTSTPNNRNGFSAKKVKTEDGEFELNTPRDRDGSFEPLLVKKNQTRFTSMDDKILYLYGKGMTTRDIVDSFDEFYGAEVSPTLISRVTNAVIEKVDEWQTRPLEPVYPIVYMDCIRLKIREDNKVINKAVYLALGVDVTGQKDLLGMWFSENEGAKFWLNVLTELKNRGVQDILIACVDGLKGFPDAINTAFENTQIQLCIVHMVRNSLKFVPYTDYKAVTKDLKTIYQAINEEQALKALDAFSARWDDKYPSISASWRRHWDNLNTLFIYPNDIRKAIYTTNAIESLNSVIRKAVKNRKVFPNDDSAKKVIYLAITQASKKWTMPIRNWKSALNRFMIEFEDRISDYI, from the coding sequence ATGAACCAGAAAGAACTTGAAGCTTTTGCAAAAGAAGCCGCAAAAAGTATTAAAACAGGCGAAGATTTAGATAAATTCAGAGCTATGCTAACCAAGGTTACTGTTGAAGCGGCATTAAATGCTGAATTAGACGACCACCTTGGTTACGCTAAACATGAAAAAACGAGTACGCCCAACAACCGTAACGGTTTTAGCGCTAAAAAAGTTAAAACCGAGGACGGAGAGTTTGAGCTAAATACACCACGTGACCGTGATGGTAGCTTCGAGCCGCTCCTCGTAAAGAAAAATCAAACACGATTCACCTCTATGGACGACAAGATTTTATACCTTTACGGCAAAGGTATGACGACGCGCGATATCGTCGACTCGTTTGATGAATTTTATGGCGCAGAAGTCTCTCCCACCTTAATTTCTCGTGTGACCAATGCGGTAATTGAAAAAGTCGATGAATGGCAAACAAGGCCGTTAGAGCCTGTTTATCCTATCGTTTATATGGACTGTATCCGTCTAAAAATCAGAGAAGATAATAAGGTTATCAACAAAGCGGTTTATTTAGCGCTAGGCGTTGATGTCACAGGGCAAAAGGACTTACTGGGTATGTGGTTCTCTGAAAATGAAGGGGCTAAATTCTGGCTTAATGTGTTGACCGAGCTCAAAAACCGAGGCGTTCAAGATATCCTTATTGCCTGTGTTGATGGTTTAAAAGGCTTTCCTGATGCCATTAATACCGCCTTTGAAAATACTCAAATACAGTTATGTATTGTACATATGGTAAGGAATTCGCTGAAATTTGTGCCTTATACTGATTATAAAGCGGTAACCAAAGACCTAAAAACAATTTACCAAGCGATTAATGAAGAGCAAGCATTGAAGGCATTAGATGCATTCTCAGCACGCTGGGACGATAAATACCCAAGCATATCAGCTTCCTGGCGACGTCATTGGGATAATCTCAATACCTTATTCATTTACCCGAATGATATCCGCAAGGCTATATACACAACGAATGCGATAGAATCGTTAAACAGCGTTATACGCAAAGCGGTTAAAAACAGAAAGGTATTTCCCAACGATGACTCAGCTAAGAAAGTTATTTACTTAGCCATTACTCAAGCATCGAAAAAATGGACTATGCCAATAAGGAATTGGAAATCGGCCTTGAATCGTTTTATGATTGAATTCGAAGACCGTATTTCAGACTATATTTAA